A region of the Alligator mississippiensis isolate rAllMis1 chromosome 5, rAllMis1, whole genome shotgun sequence genome:
GTACTTCTGTCCTTTTACTTTTTTATGTTGAGGGGGGAGCTACTATTTTGACTAGTTGAATAGGGTGCCTTTGATCTTTCTAAATCCCAGCTATTTTAATCAGTACAGCAACTATGCTTCCTCGGGAGGTCAGAACTACTGTCAGCAAGCTGTTCCTGAATAAGCAATTCTGGGCTTCTAGCATGTGCTTCGGCATTAAGCAAGAGCAGTGACATTTTGCAGCATAACTAACATGCAAAAATCAAGGAATTTACCTCCACTTTGAATTATGCTGAATACTGTGTTACTAAATATGCATTACATCATTTAAAGTAATTTTGAATTTTGTTGAATATCTTTGGCAAACACtggtagttttttttctttttgccttgccATTAAGATACTTAGAATTATTTTGCATGTttgtaccatttttttttaaattaacaataTAGAGGTATTCAGTTATAACCAGTGATTATTTTTTTATGAATTTGTTCCAGGTGCAGAGTTTCATGTATGTATTTACTTATTCTTATAGTTCATTGTTGTGTTTGAGTGCACACTTGCTGAAAATTATTTAGCATGTAAAAAGCAGGGTTTTGATATTTAAACAGCTTCATATTGAAGCTGATTTTACTCTAGGCAAGTTCAGTGACAGACCTGTTATGCAGCTGTGTCTTGTTATATACAACTACTGCCAGATTCTCAGTAAAGATACCATTTAAAAATTTTGTCTTTATATTTTTGTGCTGCAGAATTGTAGGGTATTAACATAAATTGTCTAGGCTAATTTACTTGCATTAGCAGCTATTTCATAAACAAATAGAAAAATGTTGATAAAATAGCAAATACACACTCAAAATCCAAAAGGAATCCTTAGGTTTTCTTCTTATAGATGAagttctttctctctttcagtgAAGTCCCTATTGCTGGTTCTGTTCTTGCCTTTCAAGAGTAGGAAAAAATGTGAATAATGATCCACATATTACCCTAAGTACAAATGGTATGTACTAACCATGAAAAGTTTAATACTTTAAAGCCAAACATTTAATTACCACAACATTTTAATATCTCTTGTTAAATGATTAATAATTTGCAATTCATAAACAAAAAGTGGTGAGGGAGACTGGGAAGGAGTAATATTTTACTAGTGTTCTGTCAAATACATTTCTCTTCAAGCAGGTGATTGAAATGTTCTGGTTTTGTCTTAAAATGCAGACTATCACTGTTAATAATGTCTTAGAAATAAAATTATAGTCAGCTAGGTTTGAAAACTGACAATTTCTACAACTATTAGGTCATTATTGGGAAAGAATTCAAAGAATGGTAGAATgatcattttatttctcttttttttaaatcactggttTAAATCAGCTTTGAGGCTTTGAAAAACTATTGTGAAAATTGTGCTATTACAACTTTGAATTAATTACATTATAAATACTGCAAATGGAAAGATCATATTTGAATTTTACACAACTGCTAGAGGCAAAAAATATGTATCATTGAAAACAAGTGTGCAGATGCTACCAACACATAAGCAAATACATAATGTTACTCATACAAATAGTCTCATTTACTTAAGCTTCCTAGACGTGTGCTTTCAATACAGCATGGACAAAAATGTTTGCAGCATCAAGGTCTTATATtgtatatattaattaaaaaaatttagTGGCATAAAATTGTTGTCACTTCAAAACCAAATTGCTTtagtatttaacactgaaaaactctgattttttttttgtccataaATAAATCTATTGTGAGCTACATGCGCACACAcggatatgtgtgtatgtgtacaataatatgtgtgtgtattaaaatATCCTCCCCGCCTCCCAAAATATAGGACCTAACATTTGGTTACTAAGAGTGAAATTTCTGATTTCTGTCTCATCTTTGCTCATTACATCAGGAGGGTCACGTTTGCAAAAACAGCCAAGACTACTTTTCTTTATTAATTTTGTGCTCAATTTTTGTTCTTCTCCCAGCCAGAATGCTAATGAGGCCAGCATAGATGAACATTTTAACTGAATTTttagcagataaaaaaaaatctgaaattgtactagaaattagaaaaataatttaagggTCAAGACAAAAAGACTATAGAATAAAAGAAAGTAAAATGTTAtgcttgtttaaaatattttaagtgtgTTTTTTATCCAACTTGCTTCAAGAAGTAATAAGGTAGTAATTTATAAAGTATTTTAATAAATGGCTAGCTTTATGGGTTTCCAAAAATACTCTTAGAATTTTGAAACTAAATTATTGCCTTTGCTCAGTTTTGTCCTTTTACATGTGATAAAGATGTGTTTTGTTCTGAACACGAATCTGTTGCCTTCTCATACACAGTAGCATTCTTGATGGCTCATTTCTAAAAAGACTCAGAGATCTCAACACTGGTTGAATCAGTACGTATTAAAAGTTCCTTATCCATTAAAGTAATTCCTTTTAAGTGTGGCTCTGGTAACAGTATTTTCAGTTAATGTATGCTGTTCCTGCTGTCTACCTGTGAAACAACATGAGGAATAAGTTCGTTATGCcctgcatatttttttttctttggaaagagGTATGGTTCGTCATGTTTAGGccaaaaggcagagcagggtcGTACTTTATATATCAGggattctcaacctgggtgccaCAATACTCTGAGGTGCTGTGGAGtcctttttaagggtgctgtgaggtgtcATGTAACATTAGtaccattaggtgtgcaaacatgactcaaaataaaccaagagatttcaaaaaTAAATCCATAGCGTCAAAAACCTTCTtagctgttgtggtctttctgagtactttgcaacagaaaaattgttctatttttctgtagtcaaaataaGTGAAAATGAAGAGGTGGCATTTTTCAAGGAGGGGCTTAACGAGGGATgcattgagtctaaaaaggtcaaACCACTACTGTTATAcgctaacttgttcagagaggtaGAAGTTTTTGTAGGTTACAGCCTACTTGGTAATTACTAGGTAAGTTAAGCGTATACATTTAAACAGGTTAAATGATTTTGTGACATCCCTGTGTGCCTAAACCAGCTTTCCCTTGTGTGTTCTTGGATGCTAAAATAAAAATGACCTGACTATCAGAGATGCTGAATACCTGTGTAAACACATCACCTGCTACAAGAAGTTGTAAGTGTACAGACTTCTGAAAATGTATATGGGTATTTTATATACCAAACCCTAGAGTGAAGAACTTCAAATCTGTAAGCTAACCAAGACATGATGAGAGTAGTCAGTGTGTCATATATACACCGTGATTCTGCATTTTGAATGTGGGTGCCTGCCTTAGCAGAAGTCCCAGGCTATTACATTTTGAGAGTGTAGAATATTCTTTAAACAGCCTAGTCATACTGTAATACAAGTAGGAATGACAAAAAGAGGAGGTGGATGCTAGTAGTTGATCTTAGAAAGTGCTAGGCTGCTCTTTTACTCCTGCTCCGTACTGAACTCCTTCGTTTTGGAAGAACTAGCGGGCTTGTGCCTGTTGGGTTGCCACCGCTGCTTGCCTCCTACTCCGGTTTGTGCCATATTTCAGCCAGAACCTTGATCGTGGCAAAGTATTTTATTCTCGAGCAGGCCGAGCTTGGTTGAGTTGGAGGTATTAAACCTGAAGCAAGGACTTGTGAGCTACAGCTACTAATTTGCGGTGAAAACCTGGAAGACGAGAAGGGTAAGTACAGGCAAGTAACTGTCTGCAGCGGTAAATGAAGCCCGGGACTTGTCGTCGACCCCCCTTTGCAGGGCTTAGACTGGCGCCGGGGGTTGTCCCGGCTCGGATGTGTTCGGACTGTGCTGGCCGGGGCGTGGGGCACAGGGACGCGCAAAAGCGGGGCAGGGGGTGTTGAGGCTCGATAGGCCCCGAGACTCGTCCGGAACCGGCGGGAGTCCGGCTGTGTCCACCTGCCCGCGGGGCCAAACTGCGCATGCTCAAGCTTCCGGCTATTCAGCCACGTGGCCTCGGGCCCCTGCGCTTCTTGCTCGCTGATTGGCTGGTGCCATTCCCGTTGCTGCGGTAACCGCGCGGCGTCCCGCAGCAGCTGCCGGGCCCGGCGGCGCCATGAACAGGAAGAAGCTGCAGAAGCAGGCGGAGGCGCTGAACCGCAGCGCTAGGCATTGTGAGTCCcgtcccccgccccctccccctcccaagggccgcgggggcgggggcgcgTGGCTTTCCCCGGCCAGGCCGTGACCCGTGCCGCGCTGTGCCCGTGCGCAGTCCGTCGGCCCGAGGTGGAGTGTCTCATCCGGCTCTTCCACACGCTGGTGCCGGAGGCTGGCGAGCGCCGCGGCGCCGCGGGGCTGGACCGCAACGCCTTCCGCAGCGTCCTGCACCTCACCTTCGGCATGACCGACGACATGATCATGGACCGAGGTGAGGCCGCGCCCCAAGGGGGATAGGGTAGGCAGTCCCCGCCCCCGCGCCGGGCGCCCCAGCCAGCAGGTGATTTCCGGGCCGCAGCATCGGCCCGCCCCCCGACAGGGAGCCTAGGCCGGGTCCCCCCCGCCGCAGAGGCGCTGCGGGGATTCCGCTCCAGCGGCTCGAGCACGTGGGGAAACTTCAGGGTtgggccccagggctgctctgcaccAGGCGGCCTCCCTTTGTCCAGCGAGGTGGCTGGCTGAGCCGCTTCACTAGGCCACCTTGGAGAGCCTGCGGGCCAGAAAAGCTTCAGAACTGTGGTGTGTGATGCAGTCACTTAAAGCCTCTGGAGATTTCCCAGGTTGGCCTCTTCTTCTTCAGGTGTGCTCCTGCAAAAGCACTGGCTCCTGTCACCAAAGAGCTTGGATGTTTGTAGCTGAAAATGGAAAGAAGCTGCATGTAAACGGTTCCTGTAGTGGCCCAAGGATGCTGCAAATATGATTTTGGCTGGGAGGAGgtgcggtggtggcagcagtataCGCAGCTGGAAATGTTTCTTATGACATAGGCTGCATAGTGACAAAGTGTTATAATAGTCTTTCTAGATGTCAGTTTACTGCCCTTTAAAAAGCTATGTCAGCTCTAAGGATGGCCACTTTCCTCACACAAAAGAGATGTGGAAAGGATCATGTGCAGGCGCCGTCCTACAGAAAACAGTTCATCAGAGGAAGGTGCTGAGCAGATGCTGCTGTGTTGACAATGATTCCCACCACTTCCCTAAGGAAACAGTTGATAAATGGAGTGATCGTGCTTTCTCCAGTGCTGACAGAGGTATTAGTAGAAAAGAGAGTGGTAGtgagctgtgttagtctaaagtcaagcagaagtcagggtagaggtgcaccttaaaCTAATTAAATTGGAGATGGATAAGCATCCCTGAGCCTAAACTTCATCTGATGAAGTAACCTTAGGTCCACAAAAGGATCTTTTAATCTATTAGTAGAAAAGGCCGCTGTTGTCTCTGTAGTGGGACATGATATACACTTGTAAACAAACGTTGCTGCCCTTAGTCTtcagctctgacatgctggagACAGGCTGTTTGGCACTGCAGTGTCCGAACAGCTCTTCTGGAGCAGGGGTACTGAGAGCAGACTGATATGGCAGTCTTGCTGAAACAAGTTAGGTTTCTATCCTTGACAGAGAGGAGTGAAGGATAAGTGTTAATGCACTAAAGTTTACTTTCTTCCCCAAACCGTAGTGTTGAGGGTTTGGCTGCTTGGGAGGGGAGCTACTGTACTGGTATATAGGTAGAGTGACCATAGGTCCCACTTTGGCCAGGACACTCCAGGATTGTGTAGCTTGGTCCCAGATGGTTGGCCAGAAGTTCCAGGCCAGAGTCCAGCAGGGAAGTGAAGCAGCATGGTGAGCCAAGGCAGGTGGctagacagcagcagcagtatggtCACCTCACATATAGGGGTTTATAGCAGGGTACTGAAGCAGCTTGAGCCTGGCGCTTCCCAACACCAAGTCACTAAGGGGAGATTTCCAAGGAGGGGGTGCCAACCTGGATCTAACTCTTCTCATCACACGGAAGTGCTAGGGAGAAGTTTCAGAGGAGAATAAAGTTGTAAAGGCAAAATTAATAGACTCTTAATTGTAGAGAGCTTTACTTTATAGCCAAAGTCATATTTTCATGTaatttgtgtgttttattttaattttactgcaACATAACAAGGGTGATGCTGTTGCTGTGACTATCTTGCAAGTAATTTTGAAGTGTTAATTagtaaaatgaaaagcaaaatagAAATGCTTCATACTATCAAGGACTGCACTAATTGAAAAgttacaaacagcagcttgttaCTAGTTTGCACATGAAAGAAATACTGGTTTATGCAAGACGGGAAAGTTGCCAAAACGTacacttgaagaaaaaaaagaaaaggaaaaaaaggtgagCTAGATTTCCTGATTGATGTTCTCCCCTGCAGCCTAAAACAAACCATTCTAATTGAAGTCTTTGTATGCCTTTAATGCTGGCTCTTCCTTTTAGGCTGTTATGGAATATGTGATGCTTTACTAGAGTGCTGTCAAGCCAGCAAAATAATGTGTCAGATAGCAAGATAAAATGGCTATATCAGCAGGGAAGATCTAGATTTATCTTATTTGATATATTCAGGATTTTAAATCTCTTAACTAGGCCTTTGGATGACTGCCACGTATGAGCATGTAAGTTATCACTAGGCAGGCAAGCTGGGAACTTAAAATTCATCAGCTATTCTGCAGTAACAGTTTAAGCATACTCTGGTTTCATTAAATAAGCTGCTTTGCATTcactgggcacgtccacacatgcaagcacgtgcacttgcagctcaaatagaagcagtgcaaatttgagccagggctttttgcttcagcacacgtgctgacatgcactttggtgtggagcaaaataaccctgcctggctcctcccagatctgcagccagggggagctagagcctggggccagcacctgtgctgtccccagcagtaaaGAAAGCTGCCCTAGCAGAaacctggccccagcaatatataaagccgccctggcaagtagctcagggctactcgctgtcaggagcttctggggcccagccaaattggtacctggagacactgccccttgtgccagctggactgctgaagcagccctgagagttccctgcacctttacccactgcaggggtctagcagtgggggctgctgcctggctgtgacctgctgcgtacctgccagacctggatagggactgcacagccagtagaggcatctgcccctctgggctagctgccagtggactgtggttgcagggttggcctctgtacGGCACTACTGCCCTGTGTGCCCCTTGCCCagctatctgggcagctatcgctcggaagatgttccaggtgtggtggcctgctttgaactgtcaaagcatgtcctcctggccccatttgtccaggaggtcagccacagccagctgggtccaaggtgccagctctgagaaagtgccaggaccctgctggcctccctagcaggaattctggtgtttcctactggaaaactgaaaaatccctgataaacaAAATCcaaaagtcactctgtaaaatacccccaaatccacgttcctccacaagtaaaacaaaagaccactataaagagagagagagagagcaagacagagacaatgatcagttggacaatgttttattgatagatctacagtggtaaagcaagtctcttatcataataataaagtgaactctaaatacagatTTCATGAATACacgttttgctgcactcccacaaggGGTCCAGCCCCAAACAAGTGGTTCAGCCCCCTAAaggggggttcagcccccacacaaggggtacgcCCCCCAatggggccaaatggccccccgCAGAGGCTATCAcacccctgcaaggcccacatgcccccccaactgctgcccccctcagccccatcctgcaccagttgctgcagcccccccaatggctgccccacccagctccaccccccccagacctcccaatggctttcccagcccccaatttgcacccccaggcccccatggctaaccctacaaccccaggcaccatcacaaaaccccccaaaaaaagcctctgcttacctttgaagcgggggggggggtgcgccagggtctcctgGCAGAGTTCCCCCCGATGCAGTACCAGgacagtggggggggcagcagggcccggacttgggccgctggggctgtcaccctgccccgcactgtgtgggcGGGGCCTCAGGCAGCCAGATGGCAGctgaactgctggtaagtgccgggttttgttgttgttgttttgttttgtttttttaagctatggggggggagcagggatggtGGGGCTTGGGAGGATGGggttggccagggcaggggtcgggggtcTCAGGGGGGAGGGACTGGTggtgggaggggccagccctggaaggggtctggggtcttggggggctGGCGGGTGGAGGGGTCGGCCCCAGCAGGGGTCGGGGGTCTCcagggggctggcgggggaggggccagcctcgccagggggagggggcttcaggggggctggcagggggaggcgcCAGCCTCGCCAGGGGTCTCgggggaggctggcagggggagaggtcagccttgccggggggagggggtcttggggggggggctggcagggggaggggccagccccagcagggggagggggtttcgggggggctggcagggggaggggccagtcttgccagggggagggggtctcagggtggctggcaggggcagggccagcttcaCCAGGGGTcgagggggctggcggggggagaggccagcctcgccaggggagggggtctcaggggggctggtggggggaggggccagccttgccaGGGGTCAGcgggctcaggggggctggtggggggaggggccggccccggcagggatccagggggctgggggagtggccAAGGCCGTTGTGGGTCCCCCACAatggttccctccccccctcttccagccacccaaccccttacttaccagcatcagagccctggtgctgaaacacatagCCTGGCcggccatgtgtttcagcactaGGGCAAgtggccaaccatagagacagacgctctggcagccagagtgtctccatggaggacccagcctcagGTCACGGTCCTGGAcctgctttgcttttttaaacttcaattttatttttttagacccctggatatagGGGTCTAACTTTCTCCCCGCACTGCAgacttgcagcacggggaatgttttttcattcccgcacataCCTGTTGCCCCgcttcaaaggggtttgaggctgGGCGAGAGACGTGTGCGCGCTTGTGTGGACGCACCCACTGTGAGCATGCACATGAACAATTATCACTGAATAAATTCACAGCCTGTTTGCCTCACGCTAACATGTTGCATTTCCCTACCCTAGGGAAGACAGGTTCTCCAACCCTGATATTAAGGGAAAGGCATTTTTCAAAAGGGAGGCAAGGGGATGCAAATTAAGTCATGATTAAAATAGACAAACATCTTCACCCAAACGCATATTTTCATATTGTACTACATGATAATAAGTACTTCTTTGCTTTGTCTGGCTTTGTATTGCTGTAAATAGATTGTTTGAATTTCGTCTatttctgttttcagtgtttcGTGCTTTTGATAAGGACAATGATAGCTGTGTCAGTGTAAAGGAATGGGTGGAAGGCTTATCAATTTTTCTTCGGGGGACATTAGAAGAAAAGATGAAATGTAAGGTTTCTCTGATCTCAATACTTTCAACATTTATGACTCGATACTATTTAAATTTTATACAAATATAATATCTTATAAAATGTGGGGTAAttaaagacagacaaggttccttgggtgaatttgatatcttttattagaccaacccaaatggttggagaatagttattaagcaagctttcgggttcaaaaacccttcgtcaggctaaggacgctgcagcagttgctgcgtgctcttcctggatggaatgaaaagatgTTTTCTTTTAACAGTCTTATGTTATTAGATTCAAAGCTTTTTATTACTgccattttgttttggctttCTACTTCCATATTTTTATTAGGACCCTAGGACAAAATTATGAGACCAGGAGTTAGATAAAGGTTCTGAACTGACCTGCTATTCATGGGAATCATCATAGTTGGAAAATCGCATTTCTTCAAAGTGCTCTTATTGCCTGCACATTTTCCAAGGGCACAGCTTAGTGGGTTTTCCAGTATCTGTTGCCCATCAGCAGACTAATCTGCAGTGACAGACTTTCACTCCTCCTTAGTGAACATGCACAGAACTAAAGGAATGACAGAGAACAAATGAAGGATTGTCAAACCAAATGTTTTCACTCTACACTTTCAACAAGGATAGGATTTCTTACCTTTAAAAATGGCACCCCAAgaagcttcattttttttaaattaataggtACAATGCATTGAACTTAGTAGCAACTTTATCTAACTCCTTTTTATGAATCTAATATCTTTGTTAGTGGGATAAGCACTCTGTATAGATCCTAGTGATTACATGTACTCAGGGtcgctgggtggggggcaatcgcCCCAGCCCCCACGCCTTGGGGAaccctgtggagctgggcagagcagccacagcGACTCTGCGGCACTGCTGCTTGCTTCAAGTCCAGCCACTTGCTTACCACCCCCCCTCCTCCGCTGGCCACTGTTGATGGCAGTTGCAGCTTCCTTGGGTCTGAGGTGGGTGCAAtcggagcagggcagggccccacatttgccccagccctgcaccctgcttgggtcagttCTGCATGTGCTAACTAAATACAATTTTACAGCCTACTGTCTCTCATCTGAAATACTGACCCACCTTTCCACATCTTCTTCCATAATTTATTTAATCTAAATGCAGTTTTACAAAacttgtatttgtttttatttatacagCAGTGCAGTAAGCCTACGGACAAGATCCTTGGTTTGGAGCATTTATAACTCAAATAACTACTGTACTTGTTTTTCAAACTTAGCTAAAAATGAAGTTTTAACTGTGAATGATAAGTAAAATAGTGACCAAGTACAAGCATAAAAGTAGAACTATTTGTATGTAAATGTAGCTATGCTgttaaggataaaaaaaaaaaagttttacctGTTTTAACACATAGCTAACAACAGTTCTAAAGGCAAGGAAATGGTTTATAAATAAACTTGACTTATTTTGATAAGATTGTTTTGAGGTTTATGACCTGAATGGCGATGGATACATATCACGAGAGGAGATGTTCCATATGCTGAAGAACAGCCTCCTAAAACAACCAACAGAAGAAGATCCTGATGAGGGAATTAAAGACCTGGTAGaaataacactgaaaaaaatggcaagTACCCTTCCTAAAGTGGTGGTTTATTTAAGTGTTCTCTTGATTTTAGTGAGGTGCTCAGACTGCAAAAGCAGTGAATCCCTATGAGGATATTTCAGCTTCATAAATGGGGACTGAGGCACAAGGATACTAAGGAAATTACTCCAGATTACACAAGTTATGAAAGGAGGAGCTAGAAATACACATCACTCATATCTCATGAGTTCCAGTCCAATGACCTAAAAACACAACAAAGGCTTCTCTCTCATTTCACCTGTAAATTTTTCCTACAGCCAATTAAAGATGCATTTCATGTAAAGAATTTCATGTCAGAAGCTGTAGCAACATCTCAGGTAACACAAGAAAATTGCCATATGCTTTCTTTCTGACACTAGAAGAATAAATGGTTTTCAAGATTCAAATTATGTTATATTTAAGACAACAGTAGAGTTGCTACTCCAtggaccagggcagagctgtgcagcacaggcagctgagGGTGAAGCGGGGGCCACATAGGTATGTGGTGCAGTGGTCAGGGGGCTCGCCCATACAGTTGTGCATTGCATCAGTGTGGGGGATAGGACCCATGTGGGGCGCTTACTAGTGCAGCCCATGGGGtatccagcccctggctgcttagaagttgcacagccctgctttATACCCTCAGGTGGGGGTGATACAGAGATACCTAGGACACGGGCACCGTTTTAATAGAAACGGCTGGCCAAAAACCTTTGATCTTGTGCATAATCACAGGGAATCATCAATAATCCTTATCCTTCTTTTGCAGGACTATGACCATGATGGCAAACTTTCTTATGCTGATTTTGAAAAAGCTGTAAGAGATGAAAATCTTCTTTTAGAAGCATTTGGACCGTGTTTGCCAGATATAAAGGTAGGAAAGTATCCCTGCATTAAAATGGGAAATAAATTTGTAAATGCACCCTTCTGCTTAACTTCCTTTTCATGAAATTCTGCTGAAGATGTGCCTTTGGGCCCGCCTTTGGCTTGAGCCAAGAGGTTGAACAGTCTTAAATATCAGCTTCTTGGCAGCCTAGGCTCCCAGGGAGAAGCTCCTGTCAGGCAGACAGCCCTGGAAGTCAGGGCTTTGGGGCAGCTTGGTTCTCCCTAGATTTTTGAGACTCCTCACTCTCTCTGCCCTGAAGACCTGGCACTCCCTGGCACACACTTGGGACTTCAGGGAATATGTAAAACCTGTCATTCAGTTTCATGGAGAATTCTAAGCTTCCTAGTTTTGTAGTGCTtagtaaaaacaaaaccacaatttTCAAACCTTAAAATCCACTACTAAATGGAATTACCTCTCTGCCCAGCTGTACTACTAATCTTAATTTCTAAGGTAAGAGAAACAAGGGCATGGCAGAGAGAGGTTATGTGCCTTGCCCAAAGTCATTAAAAGCTGAGCCAAAAAGTCCAGGCTCTGACTCCCAATCCTCAGCTCTGAAGTAGTGCTACCTGGAGATGCAGATTAACTGTTTCCTGCTTTCATAGCTTATGCTCTGTATTCTATACCCTGAAAAAGGGTTTTGGTATAAAACTAGGAACCTAATAAGGAGCTTTTTCTGCTATGCATTACTATATAGATCTAGTAAAAAAAGCTGCAAATGCACTTAAGATACTAATTTTACTATTTTCTAGCATATGAAATAACCAGGCTTGCAGAGCAGCAAcaaacttttactttttttttaagccaagGACAACACTCATTGCAGCCATTTGATTTAATTCTAATATTACAAATCAAGACATTCAGACTTATGAGTCCTATATAATAGTAATACTATCCTATAGTTTCCCCCAGGAACCATAATACTGAATATTCTGATTTCTCAGCCATGAGccatcttttatttttgtttgattttacATGAGTTGTGATAAAAGGGATTAGAAGGATGTTCCTAAAATTTCAGTAACTTGCTTTATCCTTAAAGACCTCCGTTTAACAGAAGAGTTTTCTAGATAATAGTTTCCTTGATCTAATCATTAGGAAAAGATAAATTACTGTGTTGTTTTTGTCTTGTTACAGAGCAGCATGGCATTCGAAATGCAAGCTTTCCAAGAAACTCATGATCTGTAGCTCTATAACTAGATTTCTGCTGTTaactgattcagaaaatctgtttttcttaagACATTAAAAACAGAAGCAAATCAGGATTTAGTTTAACGCTAAAAACTAATATTCCTATTTTTAGTATAGCTTCTAACCCATTTCTTCAGTATTAGGTAACTCAAATACTTCCTTTTA
Encoded here:
- the CLXN gene encoding calaxin, with the translated sequence MNRKKLQKQAEALNRSARHFRRPEVECLIRLFHTLVPEAGERRGAAGLDRNAFRSVLHLTFGMTDDMIMDRVFRAFDKDNDSCVSVKEWVEGLSIFLRGTLEEKMKYCFEVYDLNGDGYISREEMFHMLKNSLLKQPTEEDPDEGIKDLVEITLKKMDYDHDGKLSYADFEKAVRDENLLLEAFGPCLPDIKSSMAFEMQAFQETHDL